GTTTTACGTGTTGTTAACGAACCAACTGCCGCAGCTTTGGCTTACGGTTTAGAAAAGTCTGATTCTAAGGTTGTCGCTGTTTTCGATTTAGGTGGTGGTACTTTTGATATTTCCATCTTGGATATTGATAACGGTGTCTTCGAAGTTAAATCTACCAATGGTGATACTCATTTAGGTGGTGAAGATTTcgatatttatttattgagAGAAATTGTTGCCCGTTTCAAGAAGGAATCTGGTattgatttagaaaatgacCGTATGGCAATTCAAAGAATCAGAGAAGCCGCAGAAAAAGCCAAGATTGAATTATCTTCTACCGTTTCTACAGATATTAACTTGCCATTTATTACAGCCGATGCTTCTGGTCCAAAGCATATTAACATGAAGTTTTCTAGAGCTCAATTCGAAACTTTGACTGAACCATTAGTTAAGAGAACAGTTGATCCAGTTAAGAAAGCTTTGAAGGATGCTGGTTTATCTACCTCAGACATTTCCGAAGTTCTATTGGTCGGTGGTATGTCCAGAATGCCAAAGGTTGTTGAAACTGTTAAGCAATTGTTTGGTAAAGAACCATCAAAGGCTGTCAATCCAGATGAAGCTGTTGCTATTGGTGCTGCCATTCAAGGTGCAGTTTTATCCGGTGAAGTCACTgatgttttattattagatgttACTCCATTATCTTTAGGTATTGAAACTTTGGGTGGTGTCTTCACAAGATTAATTCCAAGAAACACTACTATTCCAACCAAGAAATCTCAAGTATTTTCAACTGCTGCTGCCGGTCAAACTTCTGTTGAAATCAGAGTTTTCCAAGGTGAAAGAGAATTGGTTAGAGATAACAAGTTGATTGGTAACTTTACTTTGTCTGGTATTCCACCAGCTCCAAAGGGTGTTCCACAAATTGAAGTTActtttgatattgatgCCGATGGTATTATTAACGTTTCTGCAAAGGACAAGGCCAGTAACAAGGACGCTTCTATTACTGTTGCTGGTTCTTCCGGTCTAtctgaaaatgaaattgaacAAATGGTTAACGATgctgaaaaattcaagtCACAAGATGAAGCTAGAAAGAAGTCTATCGAAAGTGCTAACAGAGCTGACCAATTGGCAAATGACACTGAAGCCTCTTTGAAGGAATTCGAAGCTAAGGTCGACAAGGTCGAAGCTCAAAAGGTTAAGGATCAAGTCACTGCATTGAAAGAATTAGTTGCTAGAGTTCAATCTGGTGAAGAAGTTGATGCAGAAACTTTGAAGACTAAGACTGAAGAATTACAAACTTCCTCCATGAAATTGTTCGAACAAATCTACAagaacaataataacacaTCAAGCTCAAGTGATGCTAACAATGAAACCaaagaataattcttttaatgacatttcttaaaaaaaaaacctataaaataatctaatattttGCATCTTGTTTTCTTTACATTTTATACTtactattttaaaattattcatgTATATAGTCAAAATAATGGTACTGATAGTAATGTTGTTTCCTTTAGAGACAAAAGtacatttttaaaatattttattaaagatttattttttgtttttatatatttcttgtttatatattttatggATAGAACCTATTTTAAaccaaaatataaataaaaaaagttaaataataaaactgCCAActatattgaaaatttacaTGTCAAACCTAATGTAGAGTATTATTCAACAGTATGTacattaaattaaatttcacTTGGTTAACAAGGTTGACACTAATGCCATCTTATCAATGTTATTACTTTAATTTGTTCCAAAAGGTAATGacttcaaatttttaaaaagatttcaagaaaaatcatgttgatttaattataaCAGCTGAATTTATCCATTATACTGGATGGAATAACTTTTAACAAGAAGCAAGGAAAAAGCTAAGGCAAAAATGGTAAATTCGAAATATAGGGTTACGTGTAACTTATTGCtgttgaatttttttaaataggtaaaattattttagatTACTCTTATTCTGCTTGTGACTTCCGACCATATTAAAAACAACAAGAACTTAATATTCTTAATTCCTTCATGCAAATTTATAtgtatattgaaaatacaGTTTTAGATGCAAAATAGCATGGTAAGCATATTTAGTTCGTGTTaaatatggaaaaaaaatcccACCTTTAGGGACAGCAGCCaacaattctttaaaaattaaccTATAAGCTACCCTAAATTAACCTTCAAGTTATTTCTAACTATACTATAAAGTTGAAAGTgccaaataaataatttaatattttgg
The window above is part of the Henningerozyma blattae CBS 6284 chromosome 2, complete genome genome. Proteins encoded here:
- the ECM10 gene encoding Hsp70 family ATPase ECM10 (similar to Saccharomyces cerevisiae ECM10 (YEL030W) and SSC1 (YJR045C); ancestral locus Anc_1.474), which translates into the protein MLAAKNLLRNNNTAISKSLRLATRFQSTKVQGSVIGIDLGTTNSAVAVMEGKVPRIIENAEGSRTTPSVVAFNKDGERLVGIPAKRQAVVNPENTLFATKRLIGRRFEDAEVQRDIKQVPYKIVKHSNGDAWVEALGETYSPAQIGGFVLNKMKETAEAFLGKSAKNAVVTVPAYFNDSQRQATKDAGQIVGLNVLRVVNEPTAAALAYGLEKSDSKVVAVFDLGGGTFDISILDIDNGVFEVKSTNGDTHLGGEDFDIYLLREIVARFKKESGIDLENDRMAIQRIREAAEKAKIELSSTVSTDINLPFITADASGPKHINMKFSRAQFETLTEPLVKRTVDPVKKALKDAGLSTSDISEVLLVGGMSRMPKVVETVKQLFGKEPSKAVNPDEAVAIGAAIQGAVLSGEVTDVLLLDVTPLSLGIETLGGVFTRLIPRNTTIPTKKSQVFSTAAAGQTSVEIRVFQGERELVRDNKLIGNFTLSGIPPAPKGVPQIEVTFDIDADGIINVSAKDKASNKDASITVAGSSGLSENEIEQMVNDAEKFKSQDEARKKSIESANRADQLANDTEASLKEFEAKVDKVEAQKVKDQVTALKELVARVQSGEEVDAETLKTKTEELQTSSMKLFEQIYKNNNNTSSSSDANNETKE